CCATAGCAATATTAATGGCGTCACCAAAATGGCAGCGCTCACGTAGCTAATGGGCAGGACGATTCAATTTTAATTTACCAAGTAGATTCTTTTGAATGTTCAATTTTATTATTCGTTTGATAGATTCGTTCATTTCATTCTCTTAGTTGAATTGAATTGACTAATAGGctcgcaattgggctttcacccagtGACAAGGAGTCCTCCCTTTTCATTCACCTTTCCCCCCCACAATCAGCATTCTCCTCAGATCCTTTGCATCTTTCACTCTTTGCATTTTACCCATAGCATCTCTTCATCCAACCCATTCCACTCCCTTCCTGTCCTGTCAAGAAAAGTGTCCTCCCCCTTTCCGTTCACATCCAGTCCCTATTGAACTTCTGCCCATGATCTCTCTTTATACCCACCTCTGTGTATCTTAGTCCCCAGCCgctcccagcccccccccccccccccactccctttATCACCTTATACAGTCTGACTAACCTTTCCATCCTTCTCCGCCCTTGTAATGCTTCTTACCCTAGCTCTTTAATCATTTCAGTCAGACTATGCATTTCCCCCTCTTGCTTTCCCCTTCTCTTCCACAGACCCATCACCCGCCTCGCTGCTCTACGCTGCAACTTCTCCGGTCACTAGGTAGGAGTCCCAGATCACAGCCCCATACTCCATTACTGGCCTAACCAATTAGGAGAATGGCTTCTCTCTTACCCTCCTCCCTGCCCCCTGCAGGGTTCTACCAAGCAGCCCTAGCACCCTCATACCCTTACTCACCACCTGCTGAACCTGTTTTTGCCCATCCCAGGTTATTCTGTAGGGTCACCCTCAGGTACTTATACTCTTTGGCCTcctttatctcctgccccttcgaCATATACACTTCCGTCTTTACCTTCCTCTTCCTCGTGAACCTAACAACCTTTGTCTTTTCAACATTCAGCGACATCCCATTTTGTTCCATCCATTGTTCCAGTCTGCTCAAGTCACCTTGCAGATGAACTCCTTCCGCCACCACCTCATACACTATGCAATCATCTGCAAATATTCTCATCCTGGCCTCTATCCCCTCTCCAATATCATTCATCAGTATAATGAACAACAGGGGCCCCAACACACTCCCTTGCAGAACTCCTGATGTCACTTCCCCCTCTTCAGACCTTTCCTCATCCGTCCTCACCCTCTGCTTTCTATCTCTTGGGAAGTCTCTTACCCATCTAACCACCCTCTCATCCCACACCAACATCTCTACCTTCTCCATTAGCCTCTTGTGAGGTACTCTATCTAATGCCTTTTCGAAGTCTAAAAATTGCATCCATCTGCTTTCCCCCGCCCACCACTTCCACCAGAACCTCCAGCAACCCCGCCATCTGTTTCACACAAGAACACACTCCTGAATTCATTCTGTCTATGGTCCACCCAACCTAGGTCATTCATTACTTCCATCATATAACAGCCCACCAGCCTCTCCATTACTTTCCCTATGCAGGAGAGCAGGACGTCAGGCTGACTGGTCTGTAATTCACCGGGTTAGTCTTATCCCTACCTCCCTTGTAAATTGTTACCACTACCGCTTCTTTCCATTGATTTGGCAACTTCCCCTTCTCCAGGGATTGTTTGATCACTGTTAAGTATCTACATACCTCCATACCCCCCAACTTAAGGAGACTGTTCCCAATCCTGACTGGCCCAGGTGTCTTCCTCCCCTTCAAATTCCTGACACCCTTTGGCTTTCTCCGGACACCCTTTCACACCTCTTCCATCCTGATCTCTAAACCTCTCTGTTCTACCATGTTTGCTACTTTCCTATACTCCCATACCTTTTCTCTTACAAACGCAGATAGGTAGGTACTGGTCCTGTAGCAAATTTGCCTTTTCCCTGTTCGTACATTCCTGCCTGTTTCCCCTGAGCACCGCTATTCCTTCCTCTCCCTTCACCCTTCGCACATATATGTAAATATCTCCCCCATTTCCTTTTTCGTTTTGTCCCATTAGCCTTTCCATGTACGCATAccttgcctcccttgttttcctCCCCAATTCCTTACCCCACTCCTCCATCTCTGCCTTTATTTCTCCCCCTCCTTTCCTCCTGGTCCTTGCATGTAGCATCCTACACTTTCTTTTTAAGGCCCTTATCTGCCTCCCATAATAGATAGGATCACCCCCTTTCCCTACCCTCCTTCCAGGCACAAACTGCTCCATCATCTGCTCTAGTAAGTCTCTCAAGGCGGCTAATTTTTCATGAAGTCCCCTAATCTTTACCCATCTACAATACTCCCTCTTCAGATATGCTTTCGCGACAATGGGATCGGGCACTTTTCAAGAGTAACTCGTTCACACATTCAAGTACTTGGTACATCTGGGTGGCTGATGGGTTGGTCATCATAATCTGGTTGGCTCGGATAGCTGATATTTCAGACATTAGCTGTTAGGAAAAAATGTGTATGAACACATTTCTAAACTCTAacaaatatatttagtaaacaatCCCCTAAACAATACCCAAATAATAAATGTAATGCAATACTTGTTAACATCTATACATGTGGCATGAAGCTTTTGTTGAATGGGGTATTTTCCTATACTGCTAACCTATGCATATATGCGGTTGGAACTAGTTTTTAtttgctgctgccatctgtaaaaTCAATACCGCAAATTAGTGTGCCATTTTTTCCTTCGTAGaaatgtgtgtttacattttgtacATATAATTTCTCTTATGTTATTGGTGCCAGTAACCAGACTGATTTTTCTTCACTTTCAAGTTAAAAACTGCATTTCCTTTTTACACAACTAAGGAGTAAATCTGGCACATTTGGGACCACGACCATTCGAAATCAACAACTTTGCCAGAGTATGGACAGTCAGTGTAGTTTTTACAGGAATGCCTCATGTGAAACGTTATCTGGCCGGGCTGATGACTAAATTGTTAAGTTGGCACAGTACTTCACTCATATGTGGTAATAGTCTCTCAGTAGCCCATCTCTTTTCCCTTGGTCTTTCAGGTTTGTTTgtgatattttatatatttagttttaatttctctgtttaaatTAAATGCTGTCATTTCTGTCTGTTTTGTCCTCAAATCTTCTTTGTTATGTGTACCATTTGTGATTGTCCTTTCCTGTGGCTAGATTTGTCTCTGAGGTGCATAATGTGTAATTCAAGTGTAATTGGTTAGGTGAATGCTTTCTTAGATGATGTGTTGCAAGCCCCTACTGTTTTATCTCTTCTTTTTTCAATTCGGCTCAGTACTAGTAACTGCACCTCTAATTACCTATTCTATCCGCCCAGCGCTCTCACCGCAGGCCGAGTTTGTAGTATGACTGTGTGCaacttttaaatattgattttaaaaataaaacatcattaTGCTTAGAATTTcttagtttaaaattaaatatcaatgcATAGCAGATTTTTATTTGGttgaaatatacaaaataaacttcATGTAATTACTTAATAATAGAAAAAGAAAACTGTCCATCAGGTGGCATTAAATTGTGcagtaatggtaaaaaaatttttttcccgcaaTCAAGAAATACTTAAATTTGAAATGAAAGAATGTAACAAAAACTAAATTAAGGAAACAAAGAAAAATCAGTAAAACAATACTAGTTATATGTCTAAATCTTTGTCTATTTCTAAATAGATTGTTGACTTTGCAAATTTGATCATAAATAAATTTCACAACATGTAATAACAAATCAATGCAATTTTTGGTCTACCTCATGCATTGAGAATTTTGTGCAAACAAAAGCTATaacaaaatacagtttataatttGTCAACTGTCATGTCATTACACTAAGTATTTTTTTACTCCAATGTAGCTTATGGAGTAGGTAtcctatggaaaaaaattaaacattttttccaatttttagtTTTGGGACAATTGAATGCAATTTCTtagaacattttaaattcatcATATTACTTTTTACAAGCCTGAAGAATCTGATTGTTAGATTGAGCTGTGACAACTATAGATTTTGTTCTACCCTTAGGTTTGGCACAGGGCTGAAAGCAATAATCTtacaataatacatattttttgtaatctGTCAGTTACTTGGCTTGAGCCAGTTTCTAGTTTagggcttttttttaaaaaaactgttgtcatccctgtcaatattttttttacttatgaattTAAAGTCTGAAAGGTgttgttttatttgttaatttaatattagctttgtttttctgtttaaaaaagAATAGCATTtatgattttgttaaaatactaaatataaatttggaaatgataaaatttaaaatagtcaCTTTAGTTTTGACACCAGATACTAGTGAAGGATTTTCGTTGCTTGCATGTGGCTTTAGATTGTTTCACGCCACCAGTGTGTTGAGCGCTGCTGTCAACAAGGCTTTGAGGAAGAATCTGCCCTCTCGGCTGGGGGAGAATCATTCAGGGACACTGAGAGAATGATGGTTCCGCAAAGTGTGCGAGGCGGTCGTTCAGCTGCGCGAACTTGTGGCCTTACTAAGGGGGGACgggaaaaaatcataaaatcttttTCTTCCAGTAAACCGACCCCTGATATGCTGTGTTACCAGCAGGTAACCTAAACAACCACAGGAGGTTTGGTGGCTAGGTCCAGAATTTGCACTATTTCTTTAAGTGAAAGCCAAAGAAATATGATTTGCGAAAAGCTtctaaaaactaataaaaataaaggcAATACTCACTTGTATGTGTACCTTGAGCTCTTTTCCATCCCCAGTTACGCCACATCTTAAAGGatatataatttcttaaaaataagtaaaataatataagattttgaatggggaaaaaatatattattttttttatgctagaCTCAATTTTCTGCTTTTCCTTCTCTGTTGTAGAGACTTATTTGCTAATTGTTTTCTTAGGAACCAACtgcaattttgaaattttaatggtTAGAATAGAATACCTGCCTCCCACTGAGTCGAGGTTGAACCAGGAGTTTTCGCTATTGGGAAATGGCGGACATTGCTGTGGCCTGTgcgttttctcagggtactcccatTTCCCCCATCAATTCATTCCATCTCACCTCACACATTCTCTAAGCTGGCCGGAACAACAGGTCTGTTCCTCGGGTAGGGCAGCTGGCGCCTGTGTGTTAGCCCCAATCCCCCAATTTTCATTTCATCTGTAAACAActtataaatattcaaaaatgttAGGAATCTATATGTAATACATCTTGATTctttctttaagtagtttagaaATAATATGTGTTAGTAATAATTACTAATGCTTATGTTATGCTGTAGGAAATGACTTGATGGACTTGAAAGCAGTTGGCTCCAAGAGCATGCAGAAGAAAGCTTTGGTGGATGTGAAGAATACCCTGGGGTCGGCACCGCTAACAGACAACCGTGGCGGACCCTTGAAGTCAAGTTCCTTATCAACGCCAGTATTTAACAAGGCAAAGGTTACACCCTTCAAAAGTCCTGCTCTCAAGCCCACAGCCGGAAAAAAAGTGCAGTCGAAATCGGACAGCAGTGATCCATTCGTCTTCTCAGAGCCAACCTCCAAAACATTCTTATCTGAAGGTGGCTATGGCATCCCTAATATGACTGTGGATATGGCATCTTTAGCCTTTGAAGATGAAGGTAAGACATGTTGGTCAACCATGTTGGATGTTATAAACACAGTTTGATGATGTGTTAGCTGTTTTAATACTCAAACTTTCATTTTATCAGAGTGGTGTGGGTGAATCTCAGATTACGGGAAATAATTGGTCTCTAGTGAATTGCTAAGAGTCCAGTGACAGTTCTACTACTTTTGATCTATTTCCTTACAGCTACAGATGACCTCTAAATGAGTTGTGTGTGTGTTCcaagatttatttcaaaatataaaaaaataaaaaataaaaaccttgtaaAATGTCATTAGCATTGCTGTCCCAAGACACAGTATAGAAAGCTGTAGGTTGACTTGTGAACCAAATTGCTTAAGTTTGAAACTTATCtacagatttttgaaaaatgtatacTTTATTGACTGATTTCTgaatataagttttatttcagttttgaaaATGCTCAGAGTACTTTGGATCAAAGTTGGTCCCTAGTGTTTTGTGTCATTAGCATGGTCAAAGTTTGTAAGCTCttggaagataaaaaaaagtttagttgtTATTCTTTTACTGACAAAGATATTTAGTTTCCATTAGGTTGGCAGAACTAACTTGGTTTTGGAGGGAACTACAAGCCTAAGTTGATGTTATCATATATTGTGTGGACTTTTTATGGTGAGTATGAAAATTGATTGTCATTAGCATGGATGTTGTAACTGCTATaaatagtaattattaaaaaatatttttgttcagtATGATTGTTATCTATGTTTACTTCTTCATGGCTTAGTGAAAGTTTTATGGGTCTTCAAAGATTGTCAGGTTAggttaaagtaaaaattttcattagCATGGACAAATTCATTGTCATTGGCATGGGCATTTCTGAACTTGCTGACCATGCTAATGACACCAGTCCATGCTAATTGTTATGTATAGACCACGCGGACATGGCGGCGGCTGATGCTCGACTGGCTGAGTGACGCATCGGTCTATGTTGCCAACCTGAGTCACCAAATATCCTCATCCATACTATATACAACACTTCCCCCCATTTAATTTGTCACGTAATCATCTAACTTTCTTGGTGGCACTCGATGTCTCCTCGAGGACCTGTCCTGAG
This DNA window, taken from Bacillus rossius redtenbacheri isolate Brsri chromosome 3, Brsri_v3, whole genome shotgun sequence, encodes the following:
- the LOC134530377 gene encoding uncharacterized protein LOC134530377, yielding MHEPLFDIFGTTHREPTLMNRQITDNLKGNDLMDLKAVGSKSMQKKALVDVKNTLGSAPLTDNRGGPLKSSSLSTPVFNKAKVTPFKSPALKPTAGKKVQSKSDSSDPFVFSEPTSKTFLSEGGYGIPNMTVDMASLAFEDEDRYEDLMTESQHYTSEQIHKLVNFWELTQSPSESNISPKEPMTLSAPELEVPELSMMVLPPIKVQPIPPPSFHIWEDEDEAD